One Purpureocillium takamizusanense chromosome 1, complete sequence genomic window carries:
- the PHO13 gene encoding 4-nitrophenylphosphatase (EggNog:ENOG503NUE7~COG:P) has translation MASPKYLTGDKAAINAFIDQFDTFLFDCDGVLWSGDHVFDGVPETISMLRSRGKRTVFVTNNSTKSRDEYVKKLTNLNIPAEVEDVFGSAYSSAVYISRILDLPPNKRKVFVIGEAGVERELASEGVAFVGGTDERLRRDITPADFQGIADGSLLDPEVGVVLCGLDFHINYLKLAYGLHYLRRGAVFLATNTDSTLPMHHDLFLGAGSVMVPLANATGRQPLELGKPSQAMMDAIEGKFHFDRSRTCMVGDRLNTDIKFGVDGKLGGTLHVETGVDKKEDWEKADAIAVPSFYVDQLSDLRHAA, from the exons ATGGCTTCGCCAAAGTATTTGacgggcgacaaggccgccattAACGCCTTCATCGACCAGTTTGAC ACCTTTCTCTTTGACTGCGACG GCGTCCTCTGGTCCGGCGATCACGTCTTCGATGGCGTCCCCGAGACGATAAGCATGCTCCGCTCCCGCGGCAAGCGCACCGTCTTCGTCACCAACAACTCGACCAAGTCCCGCGACGAGTACGTCAAGAAGCTCACCAACCTCAACATCcccgccgaggtcgaggacgtctTCGGCTCCGCCTACTCCTCCGCCGTCTACATCTCCCGCATCCTGGACCTGCCGCCCAACAAGCGCAAGGTCTTCGTCATaggcgaggccggcgtcgagagGGAGCTCGCCTCCGAGGGCGTCgccttcgtcggcggcaccgacgagcGGCTCCGCAGGGACATCACGCCCGCCGACTTCcagggcatcgccgacggctccCTGCTCGACCCCGAGGTGGGCGTCGTGCTGTGCGGGCTCGACTTCCACATCAACTACCTCAAGCTTGCCTACGGGCTGCACTACCtgaggcgcggcgccgtcttcctcgccacAAACACCGACTCAACCCTGCCCATGCACCAcgacctcttcctcggcgccgggtCCGTCATGGTGCCCCTGGCCAACGCCACGGGCCGGCAgccgctcgagctcggcaaGCCGAGCCAGGCCATGATGGACGCCATCGAGGGCAAGTTTCACTTTGAccgctcgaggacgtgcATGGTCGGCGACCGCCTCAACACCGACATCAAgttcggcgtcgacggcaagctggGCGGCACCCTTCATGTCGAGACGGGTGTTGATAAGAAGGAGGACTGGGAAaaggccgacgccatcgccgttCCCTCCTTCTACGTTGACCAGTTGAGCGATCTGAGGCATGCAGCATGA
- a CDS encoding uncharacterized protein (COG:S~EggNog:ENOG503NUSA~TransMembrane:4 (o52-70i82-102o108-127i148-181o)), with product MLLPVIKSLRDCGEYALTVEPFIPQLYALPSRLLHAGSLDDLKHVYVETNPLITGFAVSLVLGFVFLVVSEANRNYSQVDRMWSILPNLYIVHLATWARLAGLPHSRIDLVATFSTLWSIRLTYNYWRRGGYNVGSEDYRWEIVKSKVPAFVFFLLNVTFISFIQSVLLVAFSCVPAYAILLSTRIEPNITAADLAYFSVEVALVISEWFSDGQQWAYQTAKHQYQKDAKVPRGWNQADLDRGFVTSGLWAYSRHPNFFAEQTIWFVLYQWSCFATKSLYSYTFAGSAALILLFQGSTWLTELITAGKYPEYPEYQRQVGMFIPTSLWGYQSPPANTPKVIRTSDLAKRQQQKEKKKQK from the exons ATGCTTTTACCCGTCATCAAGTCTCTGCGTGACTGTGGGGAGTACGCCCTCACCGTCGAGCCCTTCATCCCCCAGCTCTACGCGCTTCCGTCGCGTCTACTGCACGCGGGCAGCCTTGATGACCTCAAGCACGTCTACGTCGAGACGAACCCGCTCATCACGGGCTTTGCGGTCTCGCTGGTCCTCGGCTTCGTGTTTCTCGTCGTCTCAGAGGCGAACAGGAACTACTCTCAGGTCGACCGCATGTGGAGCATCCTGCCGAACCTTTACATCGTCCACCTCGCGACCTGGGCGcgcttggctgggctgcctcATAGCCGTAttgacctcgtcgccacctTTTCTACGCTGTGGAGT ATCCGTTTGACGTACAACTACTGGCGCAGAGGGGGCTACAACGTCGGCTCAGAGGATTACAGATG GGAGATCGTCAAGAGCAAGGTCCCGGctttcgtcttcttcctcttaAACGTGACGTTCATCTCGTTTATCCAGAGCGTGCTCCTGGTCGCCTTTTCTTGCGTGCCTGCCTACGCCATCCTGCTCTCGACGCGGATTGAGCCCAATATCACGGCAGCTGATCTTGCGTACTTTTCCGTCGAAGTCGCCCTGGTCATCAGCGAGTGGTTCAGCGACGGCCAACAGTGGG CCTACCAGACGGCCAAGCACCAGTACCAAAAGGACGCCAAGGTCCCCAGAGGCTGGAATCAGGCCGATCTCGACCGGGGATTTGTGACTTCGGGCCTGTGGGCCTACAGCAGGCACCCCAACTTCTTCGCCGAGCAGACCATCTGGTTCGTTCTGTATCAGTGGAGCTGCTTCGCCACCAAGTCGCTGTATAGCTACACCTTTGCCGGGTCTGCGGCCCTGATCCTCCTCTTCCAGGGCTCGACCTGGCTCACCGAGCTCATCACGGCTGGCAAGTACCCCGAGTATCCCGAGTACCAGAGGCAGGTGGGCATGTTCATTCCGACTTCACTGTGGGGATACCAGTCGCCGCCTGCGAACACGCCAAAGGTCATCAGGACGAGCGACTTGGCCAAGCGACAGCAGCaaaaagagaagaagaagcagaagtAA